A genomic window from Chaetodon auriga isolate fChaAug3 chromosome 13, fChaAug3.hap1, whole genome shotgun sequence includes:
- the adat3 gene encoding putative inactive tRNA-specific adenosine deaminase-like protein 3 has protein sequence MLKEENAKTMEPQTKRWKGSECDGDSWVAYPVLSDEQSQDVELVEAFAAPIVNKKETSRLVRELNGLFPLNGLQHVKRVRAVKEKDSPHPLEVLVCLVSDAPDTKVVSIDALLPSDGVRSNGLGEPFVVKVPARPPLTRPQFELASKHWPTSFHEDKQVTVALRGELFSPPQKARMHVYMTSALTAAKAGGELGMEAVGAAVVDPATERIIAVGHDCRGDHPLHHAVMVCVDLVARSQGGGCYSFDRYPACRFTPPDPDTVQQTPDAETSSQPYICTGYDLYVTREPCVMCAMALVHSRIGRVFYGTSSADGALGTKYKIHSHKDLNHRFEVYKGVLGKQCEDLKRVDDHMKRESLQERN, from the coding sequence GAGAACGCCAAAACAATGGAGCCACAGACGAAACGCTGGAAAGGGTCAGAGTGTGACGGCGACTCCTGGGTCGCTTATCCTGTGCTGTCAGATGAGCAGTCACAAGACGTCGAGCTGGTCGAGGCGTTCGCGGCGCCCATTGTCAATAAGAAAGAGACGTCTCGACTGGTCCGGGAGCTGAACGGCCTCTTCCCGTTGAACGGCCTTCAGCACGTCAAGAGGGTGCGGGCGGTCAAAGAGAAGGACAGCCCTCATCCTCTGGAAGTCCTGGTGTGCCTCGTCAGCGACGCACCGGACACGAAGGTGGTCAGCATCGACGCTCTGCTCCCCTCAGATGGAGTCAGAAGTAATGGATTGGGTGAACCTTTTGTGGTTAAAGTCCCTGCGCGTCCCCCTTTGACCCGACCCCAGTTTGAGCTGGCGAGCAAACACTGGCCCACCTCCTTTCATGAGGACAAACAGGTGACCGTGGCCCTGAGAGGAGAACTCTTCAGTCCACCTCAGAAGGCCAGGATGCACGTTTACATGACGTCTGCTTTGACTGCCGCCAAAGCAGGTGGCGAGTTGGGAATGGAGGCGGTGGGGGCCGCGGTGGTCGACCCGGCGACGGAGAGAATCATTGCGGTGGGCCATGACTGCAGAGGTGACCACCCCCTTCATCACGCTGTCATGGTCTGCGTGGACCTTGTGGCTCGGAGTCAGGGCGGTGGATGTTATTCTTTTGACAGATATCCTGCATGTAGATTCACACCGCCAGACCCAGACACCGTCCAACAGACTCCCGATGCTGAGACGAGCTCTCAGCCTTACATATGCACTGGGTACGACCTCTACGTGACCCGGGAGCCCTGTGTCATGTGCGCCATGGCGCTGGTACACTCCCGCATAGGTCGTGTCTTCTATGGGACGTCCTCCGCTGACGGCGCCTTAGGGACCAAATATAAAATCCACTCGCACAAAGATCTGAACCATCGCTTTGAGGTTTACAAAGGAGTGTTGGGAAAGCAGTGCGAGGATCTGAAGCGTGTGGACGACCACATGAAGAGGGAAAGTTTACAGGAAAGAAATTAA